A window from Methylocystis sp. MJC1 encodes these proteins:
- a CDS encoding carboxymuconolactone decarboxylase family protein produces the protein MQKVDAQAVDAIRARRRIPDLKLEALRRLTVQIVTARGRPSREALTAFIEAGYGEAQILEVVFGVGLKTIADYINHIAGTKLDDVFAPFAWSKP, from the coding sequence ATGCAAAAGGTCGATGCGCAGGCGGTCGACGCCATCCGCGCGCGGCGTCGCATTCCCGATCTGAAGCTTGAGGCGCTACGCCGTCTGACGGTCCAGATCGTGACAGCGCGTGGTCGTCCCTCGCGCGAGGCACTGACAGCCTTCATCGAGGCGGGCTATGGCGAGGCACAAATCCTCGAAGTCGTCTTCGGGGTAGGGCTAAAAACCATCGCCGACTACATCAACCACATCGCTGGAACCAAGCTTGATGACGTCTTCGCGCCTTTTGCCTGGTCCAAGCCCTAG
- a CDS encoding carboxymuconolactone decarboxylase family protein: MAGAPAVLEAYQTGGALFDKTSLNATERQIVMLTTSAENGCEYCMAPTARALPCKRSMRRRSTPSARGVAFPI; this comes from the coding sequence ATGGCAGGGGCGCCTGCCGTTCTCGAAGCCTATCAGACCGGCGGTGCGTTGTTCGACAAGACGTCGCTCAACGCGACCGAGCGCCAGATCGTCATGCTGACGACAAGCGCTGAAAATGGATGCGAATATTGCATGGCGCCCACAGCGCGCGCTCTGCCATGCAAAAGGTCGATGCGCAGGCGGTCGACGCCATCCGCGCGCGGCGTCGCATTCCCGATCTGA